A single window of Nicotiana sylvestris chromosome 3, ASM39365v2, whole genome shotgun sequence DNA harbors:
- the LOC104212828 gene encoding probable inactive receptor kinase At5g58300 isoform X2, with amino-acid sequence MFASQISKNIMKLQSLLAAVAFLIPLLSIFPHVVADLDSDRQALLEFANSVPHIRKLNWNLALPICYSWAGVTCNKDGTRVIAIHLPAVGLFGPIPANSIGKLDALKVLSLRANYLNGSLPSDLLSIPSLQSVYLQHNNFSGDIPVSLSPRLGVLDLSFNSFTGKIPTTIKSLSRLSVLNLQFNSLTGEIPSLDTLKLNLLNLSYNMLNGSVPNSLQKFPLSSFVGNSRLCGTPLISCSLNSPSPSPAADSLSPPERPKTVTSKKLSTGTIIAIAVVASSLIFLLVLVISFCCLKKKVSDNTSTIKEKVALANGGRSEKTEDFGSGVPDAEKNKLVFFEGCAYSFNLEDLLRASAEVLGKGSYGTAYKAVLDEATIVVVKRLREVGAAKKEFEQHMEIVGRVGRHPNIVPLRAYYYSKDEKLLVTEYMPAGSLSAALHGNRGIGRTPLDWDTRLKISLGAAKGIAHIHTEGGVKFTHGNIKSSNVLLTRDQDGCISDFGLTPLMNYIPFKYRCAGYRAPEVIETRKGTQKSDVYSFGVLLLEMLTAKSPIPLSGHDEVVDLPRWVRSVVREEWTAEVFDVELLKYQNIEEEMVQMLQIGLACVAKVPDMRPSMGQVVRMIEEIRQPQGETRPSSEDSRSKDSNAHP; translated from the exons TCCAGTCTTTACTGGCTGCTGTTGCTTTTCTTATTCCCTTGCTATCaatttttcctcatgttgtagCTGATCTTGATTCCGATAGACAGGCACTACTCgagtttgcaaactctgttcctcaTATCAGAAAACTCAACTGGAATTTGGCGCTCCCTATTTGCTACTCTTGGGCCGGTGTCACTTGTAACAAAGATGGAACCAGAGTCATTGCAATCCATCTACCTGCTGTTGGACTTTTTGGTCCTATACCGGCCAACAGTATAGGCAAGCTAGACGCTCTTAAAGTCCTAAGTCTAAGAGCCAATTATCTTAATGGAAGTCTTCCTTCTGATCTCCTTTCGATCCCTTCCCTTCAATCTGTCTACCTTCAGCATAATAACTTCTCTGGTGATATTCCTGTTTCTTTATCTCCTCGACTTGGTGTACTAGATCTATCGTTCAACTCGTTTACTGGAAAAATTCCCACCACGATCAAGAGCTTGTCGCGATTATCTGTGTTGAACCTACAGTTCAATTCATTGACAGGAGAAATCCCCAGCCTTGACACCCTCAAGTTAAATCTCTTGAATTTGAGTTACAACATGCTAAATGGCTCAGTTCCGAACTCCCTCCAGAAGTTTCCACTTTCATCATTCGTGGGAAACTCTCGCTTATGTGGGACACCTCTAATTAGCTGTTCTTTGAATTCTCCATCACCTTCTCCAGCAGCAGATAGCTTATCTCCACCTGAAAGACCAAAGACTGTCACCTCTAAGAAACTAAGTACTGGAACCATCATTGCCATTGCAGTTGTGGCTTCTTCGCtgatttttcttctagttttagttATCTCCTTCTGCTGTTTGAAAAAGAAAGTAAGTGACAACACTAGCACGATTAAAGAAAAGGTGGCACTGGCTAATGGGGGAAGGAGCGAGAAGACTGAGGATTTTGGAAGTGGGGTGCCAGATGCTGAGAAGAACAAGTTGGTATTCTTTGAAGGTTGCGCTTATAGCTTCAATCTGGAGGATCTTCTTAGGGCTTCTGCAGAGGTTCTTGGTAAAGGGAGTTACGGAACAGCTTACAAAGCTGTCTTGGATGAGGCGACGATTGTGGTGGTGAAACGGCTGAGGGAAGTAGGTGCTGCTAAAAAGGAGTTTGAACAACATATGGAGATTGTTGGAAGGGTTGGGAGGCACCCTAATATTGTCCCACTCCGTGCATATTATTATTCCAAGGATGAGAAACTTCTTGTTACTGAATACATGCCTGCTGGTAGCTTGTCAGCCGCCTTACATG GTAATAGAGGTATTGGAAGAACTCCACTAGACTGGGAtacaagattgaagatatctctAGGAGCAGCGAAAGGAATTGCCCACATCCACACTGAAGGTGGTGTCAAATTTACTCATGGGAACATTAAGTCCTCCAATGTACTTCTCACAAGAGACCAAGACGGATGCATTTCTGATTTTGGCTTAACACCTCTAATGAACTACATACCATTTAAGTATAGGTGTGCTGGTTACCGTGCTCCAGAAGTGATTGAAACGCGGAAAGGAACACAAAAATCCGATGTTTATAGCTTCGGAGTGTTGCTCCTTGAAATGCTGACAGCCAAATCCCCTATCCCATTATCAGGACATGATGAGGTAGTTGACTTGCCCAGGTGGGTACGGTCCGTTGTTAGAGAGGAATGGACTGCTGAAGTTTTCGACGTAGAGCTGTTGAAGTACCAGAATATTGAAGAAGAGATGGTGCAGATGCTTCAGATAGGACTTGCTTGTGTAGCAAAGGTGCCTGATATGAGACCTAGTATGGGACAAGTGGTTAGAATGATTGAAGAAATTCGACAACCACAAGGAGAGACAAGGCCTTCCTCTGAGGACAGCAGGTCGAAAGACTCTAATGCACACCCCTGA